GGTGGGCGTGGCCTCCCAGCTCATGCTGGGTGGCGACGGCAAGTGCGCGAAGGCGCGCATCGCGCTGGCCGCGGTCGCGCCGACGCCGGTGCGCGCGACCGCCGCCGAGCAGGCCCTGCAGGGTCAGGCAGTGACGCCCGAGCTCATCGAGCGCGCCGCTGGCCTCGCCGTGAACGCGGCCAAGCCCATTGCCGACCAGCGGGGCTCCGTGGAGTTCCGCCGCCATCTTACCCGGGTGCTGACCCGGCGCACGCTCACCACGGCGCTCGCCCGCGCGAGCGCCTGACCCTACCAAGGAGACCCAGTGAAGAAGCAGGTCCTGAGCTGCACGGTGAACGACGAGGCGGTGGAAGTGCTGGTCCGCCCCTACACGACCTTGCTGGACGCCCTCCGCGAGGACATGGGGCTCACCGGCCCCAAGGAAGGCTGCGGCACCGGCGACTGCGGGGCGTGCACGGTGCATCTCGACGGCCAGCCGGTTGCGAGTTGCCTGATGCTCGCGATGCAGGCGCGCGGTCGCTCTGTCCGCACGATCGAGGGCCTGGCCAAGACCGGGCAGCTCCACCCCCTCCAGGACGCCTTCGTGCGCCACGGCGTGCCCCAGTGCGGGTTCTGCATTCCCGGGGTGCTGATGGCGGCCGCAGCGGTGCTCGCCGAGAATCCCAAGGCCACCGAGCAGGAGATCCGCTACGGCATCGCCGGCAATCTCTGCCGCTGCACGGGCTACACGAAGATGCTGGCCGCGATCACTGAGGCCGCGGGCGCCGGTTCGGCCGCGGGCGCCTCGGCGCGGCGGGAGGGCTAAGCCATGTCCGTGATGAAGACCACGCGCGACATCAAGGGAGTGGGGGATCCGATCCCGCGGGCCGACGGCCGCGAGAAGGTCACCGGCGCGGTGCTGTACGTCGCCGACATCCAGCCGCGCGGCCTGCTCCACGCCAAGCTTCTCCGCAGCCCGCACGCCCACGCCAAGATCGTGCGCATCGACACGAGCAAGGCCAAGGCTCTGCCGGGCGTGCGCGCTGTCATCATCGCCAAGGACATGCCGCAGCTCAAGAAGAAGGCGCCCACGCGCGCCCACGCCGTGCTCGCGATCGACCGCGTCGTCTTCTCGGGCCAGCCCGTGGCCGCGGTGGCCGCCGACGAGCTCGCCATCGCCGAGGAAGCCCTCGATCTCATCGAGGTGGAGTACCAGGTGCTGCCGGTGGCGGTGGATCCGCTCAAGTCCATGCAGCCGGGCGCGCCGCCGGTGGCGGAGGCCGGGACGGAGGCCGACACCAGCGAAGCACTCGCGCACTCCGCGGTGGCGCTCACCTCCACCGAGACCAAGCCGGCCAAGGCCGTCAACATCTCGCAGCAGGCGACGGTCAAGCGGGGCGACGTGGCCAAGGGCTTCGCCGAGGCCGACCATGTCCTCGAGAAGACCTATCGCGTGCCCATGGTGCATCAGGGATACCTCGAGCCCCATGCCGTGCTCGCGCAGTGGGACACCGTGGGCAATCTCACGCTCTGGGCCAGCACCCAAGGCTCGTTCAACACGCGCTCCGAGGTCGCCGACGTGCTGGAGATTCCGGAGAACCGCATCAAGGTGATTCCCGTCGAGTGCGGCGGCGGCTTCGGCGGCAAGATCCGCGCCCTCTGCGAGCCCATCACGGCGGAGCTGGCGCGCGTCACCGGCAAGCCCGTCCGTTACGTGATGACGCGGAAGGAAGAGCTGGAGGCGGGCATGCCCGCGCCCCAGGTCATCATCAAGCTCAAGACCGGGGTCAAGCGCGACGGAACCCTGCTGGCCCTCGAGGCCGACACTATCCTCGACACCGGCGCCTTTTCGGGCACCGTGCTCGCGGTGAGCGCGGTGTTCCTCGGGAGCATGTACAAGTGGCCGGCATTCGAGATCCGGGGCATGGAGGTGCTGACCCACAAGCCCAGCGTCGCCGCCTATCGCGCGCCCGGCGCGCCCCAGACCATCTTCGCCATCGAGTCGCACATGTCGCAGATCGCGCGCGAGCTCGGGCTGGATCCGCTGGAGTTCCGCATGCGGCATCTGATCCAGGAAGGCGACCCGATGGTGAACAATCAACCCTGGCAGAGCAACGGGGCCAAGCAGGTGCTGGCCAAGGTCGGCGAGCATCCCATCTGGAAGGGGCGGAAAGAGTGGGCGGCCAGCGGCGGCAAGGACGGCCGGGGGCTCCGCGGCACCGGCTTCGCTCTAGGCGGCTGGCTGGGCGGACTCCAGCCCACCAGCGCGACGGTCCGGCTCAACCCCGATGGCTCACTCAATGTGCTGACGGGGCAGGTGGACATCGCCGGCACCAACATCTCGCTGGCTCAGATTGCCGCCTCCGCCTTCGGGGTGGACTTCGACCAGGTGAAGATCACCACCGGCGACACCGACTCCGCCCCCCTGACCGGCCTCTCCGCGGGCAGCAAGACGATCTACACCGTGGGCTCCGCGGTGCTGAAGGCGGCCGAGGACGCGCGCAGGCAGACGTTCGAGATCGCGGCCAAGGAGATGGAAGCCTCCGTTCACGACCTCGAGATCCGCGACAACAAGGTCGTGGTCAAGGGCGCGCCGGACAAGTCGATCACGCTGGCGTCGATCGGCAAGAAGGGCAATCTCTACATGTCCAAAGTGCCGCCCGTGCTCGGCACCGCCACGCCGGCGTTCTCCCAGCAGGCGCCCGGCTTCGCCGCCCAGATCGCGCGAGTCGAGGTGGATCCCGACACCGGCGAGACCACGCTCCACGACTTCGTGGTCATCCAGGACGTGGGCAAGGCCATCAACCCCCTTGGCGTGGAGGGCCAGATGCAGGGCGGCGCGGTGCAGAGCCTCGGCATCGCCATGACGGAGGGGCTCATGTTCGACGACTCGGGCCGGCTCATGAACCCGAGCCTGCTCGACTACCGCAAGCTCACCGCCGCGGATCTGCCGAACATCGAGACCATCATCGTGGAGGTCCCGTCGCCCTCGGGGCCCTTCGGCGCCCGCGGCGTCGGCGAGCCGCCCATCGTCCCGGCGCCGGCCGCCATCGCCAACGCGGTGGAGGATGCGGCGGGCGTGCGGATCACCGAGCTGCCGGTGACCCCGGAGCGCATCGCGCTGGCGAGGGCCGCCAAGGGGAACGGCGGCTAGCGACCGCTCACGCTCCGCGTGGGCGCCAGAGCTTCTGGGAAGGCACGCGCATCGCCCGGTTGAACTTGCTGGATGAGTTCTCCCAGGCGATCACCGCGGTGAGCTCCACGAGCGCGTCGTCCGCGTAGTGTCGGCGCACCCGTTCGAAGAGCTCCTCGGACGTGTCGCGCCCCGTGATGGTCATCGCGTCCGCGTACTCGAGCGCGACGCGCTCGGCCTCGGAGTTGAGGCTGGCCACGCGCCGGTTCAGCAGCGCCACCAGGCGCTTGTCGAGGAGCCCCGAGGCGTCGAGGCCGCTCCACATGGCGCGCGCGCCGCGGAAGATCGTGGGCCGGCGTGCATACACGCGATGGTTCAGGAGGGGCGCGCCCCACTGCTTGGCCTGCGCGTCGAGCACCGCCTTGACCGCGGGCTCCAGGCGGTCGGGGTCCGCGTCGGAGATCCGCGCCATCTCAGGCGGGCTCGCTCTCGAGGCGGGCCACCAGGTCGCGCAAGAGCTCGAGGCCACCCCGGTCGAGCGTGCGGTCGTTGACGATCAGCTCCACGTCGGGGGGCAGGCTCTTGCGGATCCGCGAGGCGCCCTGCTCGGAGCAGAGAACGATGCGCGTGAGCTCCAGCATGCGGCCGATGGACCAGGGATCGTCGGAGGAGGCGAGCACCGGCGCGATCTGCGTGAGTCCCGCCGACTGCACCGAACGCAGGAGATTCTGGCTCCCCGTGGACGTCGTGCAGACGAGGCCCACGGTGGTGCCGGGGGGCAACTCGGTCAGGCGGAGCAGGGTGGAGATGTTCGACTCGGACATGAGCGCGACCACCGGAGGCCCGTCGGAAGGCACCGCCGCTTTCACCTCATGGATGTGGAAGAAGGTGGTGACGACGACCCTATACCCCGCCAGGAAGGCCGGGTCCCCCTCGATGCGCGGGGCCAGCTCGTCCGCCAGCACGCGATCGACGGCGAGCGGGAGCTCCGCCTCGAGCGTCTCGCGGTAGCGGTTCAGCTCCTCCCAGTTGCATTCGACGAGCAGCGCGCGAAGCTTCGGCGTGCGCGGACGGCGCCCCACGTGGGGCGCGCGCGCGGCGACGGTGGCGAGCAGCTCCTCGTGGGTGAATCCCAGGCGCCGCGCCTTCTCCGTGGTTTCCTCGACCAGGCGCTCCAGGCTCCGCGCGGCCCGGCCCTGGCGGGCGGTCGGCTGCTCCACCACGAAGGTCCCGCGGCCGGGCCGGCCCTCGAGATAGCCATCCTTCAGGAGATCGGCCAGCGCGCGCGCCGCGGTGTTCCGGTTGATCCGGAGAAAGCCCGCGAGCTGGCGCACGGTGGGCAGCTGCATGCCCGGCTTGAGATGCCCGGTCTCGATGAGATGGCGGACCTGGGTCGTCAGCTGGACATGGACCGGCACGCTGCTCTGCCGGTTCACCCAAAGCCCCGACGGCGGGGCGATGCGCGAGGACTCTCGCGGCACCGGCTCGCGGCTCTAGGCGGCGAGGCGCTTCGGCTGCGCTGTCGGGGCGGGCCCCGCCAGCCAGCGACCGGTACGGATCAGGGCCAGCCCCAGGCTCACCCGGAACGGGCGACTCTCGCGCAGCGAGCTCACCAGATTCTGCCTCGCCGCCTCCACCCGTGCCTCCCTCAGCTTCTCGTGCGCCCAGCACTCCTCCGCATGCGTGTTCATCGAACCAGCCTCCATTGGCTATGAGCGGTTTGAATAATGTCCTAGGCCAGTATGACATTAATGACCTGTCGCGTCAATCTCTTGCTCGCCTCTTTTTGGTTATCCCGGAACTGACCAGGAAGGATATGGTCTAACTGTGCGTGGAGGGGGTCCATGCGAGTCCGAGACCTTCCTCGCCCGCCTGCGGGCCGGCGATGCGCAAGCCTTTGAAGATATGGTCAAAACCTACCAGCACCGCATCTATGGCGTGGCCCTCCGGATGATGGGCAGCCGCGCCGAGGCCGAGGAAGTCGCCCAGGAGACCTTTCTCCGTGCCCATGGGGCGCTCGGCGAGTTCCGGGGCGACGCGCGCCTGTCCACCTGGCTCTACGCGATCGCCTCTCGTCTGTGCCTCAACCGCCTCGCCTCGGGGGAGCACCGGATGGCCCGTCGGCGTTCGGACGCGCTCGAGATGCTTCCGGGCCCGTCGGAAGATCAGCCCGGCGGCGATCTCGAGCGGAGCGAGCGCGAGGCGGCGCTGCATCGAGCCATCGGCGAGCTGCCCGAGGACCGGCGGGTCGTGGTCGTCCTGCGCGACCTCGAGGGCCTGACCTACGATGAGATCGCCGTGGCGCTGGGACTCGAGCTCGGCACCGTGCGCTCGCGACTGCATCGCGCGCGGCTCGAGCTCAAGGACAAGCTGGAGCGCTATCTCACATGACCTGCACGGAGATTCGGGAGCAGCACTCGGCCCTGCTCGACGGCGAGCTTCCGGCGGCGGAGCGCGCCCGCGTGGAGGCGCATCTCGCCGGGTGCGCGGAATGCTCGGCCGAGCTGGCGCGCCTCGCGCGGATGCTGGGAATGCTCCACGCCCTCCCGGCGGAGCGCGCCCCGGTGGGCTTCGTCGACCACGTGCTCGCCGCCACGCGGCCCACGCCCTGGTACGTGCGCGCCTGGCGCGGGCTCACGCAGCCGTGGCGTCTCAAGCTGCCGCTCGAGGCCGCGGTGCTGGTCATCGTCGCGCTGGGCGCGGTATACGTGTTCCAGAAGACGCCCGAGCTGCAGCAGGCCGCCCGTTCCGAGGCGCCCGCGCCGTCCTCGACTCCCGCGCCCGCCCCCGCCGCACCCCCACCGGCTCAGGAGTCCACCCGCGCGAAGCCCGCAGCCCCGGCGCCTGCGGCGGCCCCTCCGAGCAGCGGCGTTTCGAGGGACGCGAATCGCGCCGAATCCAAGCTCGAGTCGGCGCCCACGGCGCCCGCGCCGCTGGCGAAGGAATCCGACTTGAAGGACAAGGCCGCGTCGACGCGCGAGGCCGAGAGCCTCGGTGAGAAGAAGAAGACGGGAGGAGCGCGGATGGACGCGCAGGCGCCGCCGGCCGCGTCCACCGCCCAGCCCGCACCTGCCCCCCAGTCCACGCCCACCCAGCCGGAGCCACGGCGCCAGCGACTCGGGGGCGCGACCACGGCCGCACCCGAGGCCGCGCGGACCTTCGCGCCGCCGGATGCGTCGGGGCGCCTCGCCGTCGGCGATCGCGAGGCGGCGGAGCGCGCGCTGGTCGAGCTGCGTGGCCGGCTCGGCGTCACGGAGGCGTTCCGCCGCGACGCCGCCGACGGAGTCGTCATTGAGATGATCGTGCCGCGCGGCGCACTGGCCGATTTCACGCGCGGCCTCGATGGGATCGGCCGCTGGACGTGGGACCGTGATCCCAGCACCTTGCCCCCACAGATCCGCCTGCAAATCTTGCTCGCCCGCTGACCGTTCCGCCCCGCCTGGCCGGGAACTTCCGCCGACCTCCCCGGTCCAACACAGCAGAAACACCCAAACGCCGGATCGACCGGGGAGGACAGTTCCCATGAAGCGGAAGCTCGCGGCCCTCGTCATGCTCTCGCTGTTCGTCACCGCGCAGATGGCGGTGGCGGCAGCGCCCGTGCCCATCACGCGGGACAGCCAGAAGGACGTGATGGTGACGATCTACAACGGCAATCTCGGTCTCGTGAAGGACATGCGCGAGGTGCGGCTGCCCGCCGGCCTCAGCGACGTGCAGTGGAAGGACGTGGCGGCTCAG
This sequence is a window from Candidatus Methylomirabilota bacterium. Protein-coding genes within it:
- a CDS encoding sigma-70 family RNA polymerase sigma factor, whose product is MRGGGPCESETFLARLRAGDAQAFEDMVKTYQHRIYGVALRMMGSRAEAEEVAQETFLRAHGALGEFRGDARLSTWLYAIASRLCLNRLASGEHRMARRRSDALEMLPGPSEDQPGGDLERSEREAALHRAIGELPEDRRVVVVLRDLEGLTYDEIAVALGLELGTVRSRLHRARLELKDKLERYLT
- a CDS encoding xanthine dehydrogenase family protein subunit M; this translates as DAVAVIAGPKGRRRVPLAEFFTGVRRTVLGADELLVELVVPDPGAHSGGQYLRHTPRRELDIAVVGVASQLMLGGDGKCAKARIALAAVAPTPVRATAAEQALQGQAVTPELIERAAGLAVNAAKPIADQRGSVEFRRHLTRVLTRRTLTTALARASA
- a CDS encoding (2Fe-2S)-binding protein, which produces MKKQVLSCTVNDEAVEVLVRPYTTLLDALREDMGLTGPKEGCGTGDCGACTVHLDGQPVASCLMLAMQARGRSVRTIEGLAKTGQLHPLQDAFVRHGVPQCGFCIPGVLMAAAAVLAENPKATEQEIRYGIAGNLCRCTGYTKMLAAITEAAGAGSAAGASARREG
- a CDS encoding xanthine dehydrogenase family protein molybdopterin-binding subunit → MSVMKTTRDIKGVGDPIPRADGREKVTGAVLYVADIQPRGLLHAKLLRSPHAHAKIVRIDTSKAKALPGVRAVIIAKDMPQLKKKAPTRAHAVLAIDRVVFSGQPVAAVAADELAIAEEALDLIEVEYQVLPVAVDPLKSMQPGAPPVAEAGTEADTSEALAHSAVALTSTETKPAKAVNISQQATVKRGDVAKGFAEADHVLEKTYRVPMVHQGYLEPHAVLAQWDTVGNLTLWASTQGSFNTRSEVADVLEIPENRIKVIPVECGGGFGGKIRALCEPITAELARVTGKPVRYVMTRKEELEAGMPAPQVIIKLKTGVKRDGTLLALEADTILDTGAFSGTVLAVSAVFLGSMYKWPAFEIRGMEVLTHKPSVAAYRAPGAPQTIFAIESHMSQIARELGLDPLEFRMRHLIQEGDPMVNNQPWQSNGAKQVLAKVGEHPIWKGRKEWAASGGKDGRGLRGTGFALGGWLGGLQPTSATVRLNPDGSLNVLTGQVDIAGTNISLAQIAASAFGVDFDQVKITTGDTDSAPLTGLSAGSKTIYTVGSAVLKAAEDARRQTFEIAAKEMEASVHDLEIRDNKVVVKGAPDKSITLASIGKKGNLYMSKVPPVLGTATPAFSQQAPGFAAQIARVEVDPDTGETTLHDFVVIQDVGKAINPLGVEGQMQGGAVQSLGIAMTEGLMFDDSGRLMNPSLLDYRKLTAADLPNIETIIVEVPSPSGPFGARGVGEPPIVPAPAAIANAVEDAAGVRITELPVTPERIALARAAKGNGG
- a CDS encoding zf-HC2 domain-containing protein gives rise to the protein MTCTEIREQHSALLDGELPAAERARVEAHLAGCAECSAELARLARMLGMLHALPAERAPVGFVDHVLAATRPTPWYVRAWRGLTQPWRLKLPLEAAVLVIVALGAVYVFQKTPELQQAARSEAPAPSSTPAPAPAAPPPAQESTRAKPAAPAPAAAPPSSGVSRDANRAESKLESAPTAPAPLAKESDLKDKAASTREAESLGEKKKTGGARMDAQAPPAASTAQPAPAPQSTPTQPEPRRQRLGGATTAAPEAARTFAPPDASGRLAVGDREAAERALVELRGRLGVTEAFRRDAADGVVIEMIVPRGALADFTRGLDGIGRWTWDRDPSTLPPQIRLQILLAR
- a CDS encoding GntR family transcriptional regulator, with amino-acid sequence MPVHVQLTTQVRHLIETGHLKPGMQLPTVRQLAGFLRINRNTAARALADLLKDGYLEGRPGRGTFVVEQPTARQGRAARSLERLVEETTEKARRLGFTHEELLATVAARAPHVGRRPRTPKLRALLVECNWEELNRYRETLEAELPLAVDRVLADELAPRIEGDPAFLAGYRVVVTTFFHIHEVKAAVPSDGPPVVALMSESNISTLLRLTELPPGTTVGLVCTTSTGSQNLLRSVQSAGLTQIAPVLASSDDPWSIGRMLELTRIVLCSEQGASRIRKSLPPDVELIVNDRTLDRGGLELLRDLVARLESEPA